The Carassius carassius chromosome 2, fCarCar2.1, whole genome shotgun sequence genome has a segment encoding these proteins:
- the LOC132103159 gene encoding uncharacterized protein LOC132103159, with protein sequence MENDVGYIKYLLDMHIKERRHHERKASPDEWVKDLLLRYVQLFPQVSCHLEINVDRAIYGQGRFRSFTFQEMWQWYSLHKSLQADPQAGTDHERKMAKEAHCSVQQWLVMKVEDITTKSLKRFRQYILDKEKPPQDRDPPAAAASSSSSGSKGDSGWADDALLVEALTSFERQAAGEAVGRKRSPEKETHPDPPKKPSTGYISPYAVSP encoded by the exons ATGGAGAACGATGTTGGCTACATTAAGTA TCTGCTTGATATGCACATAAAAGAACGTCGCCATcatgaaagaaaagcaagccCTGACGAGTGGGTAAAGGATCTCCTGCTGAGGTATGTGCAGCTGTTTCCACAGGTCTCCTGCCACCTCGAGATTAATGTGGACAGGGCCATTTATGGGCAGGGCCGCTTCAGGTCATTCACATTCCAGGAGATGTGGCAGTGGTACAGCCTGCACAAGTCTCTTCAGGCTGACCCACAAGCCGGGACCGACCACGAAAGGAAAATGGCAAAGGAGGCACACTGCTCTGTGCAGCAGTGGCTGGTGATGAAGGTGGAGGACATCACCACCAAGTCACTGAAGCGCTTCAGGCAGTACATTCTCGACAAAGAG AAACCTCCACAGGACAGGGACCCTCCCGCAGCAGCTGCCAGCTCCAGCTCATCAGGGTCCAAAGGTGATAGTGGCTGGGCGGATGACGCTCTGCTGGTGGAAGCTCTCACCTCCTTTGAAAGACAAG CAGCTGGGGAAGCTGTGGGTAGAAAAAGGTCTCCTGAAAAAGAGACCCATCCGGATCCTCCAAAGAAGCCATCCACAGGCTACATTTCACCGTATGCTGTAAGTCCCTAG